The following are from one region of the Amycolatopsis sp. QT-25 genome:
- a CDS encoding DHA2 family efflux MFS transporter permease subunit, with product MTARPIDAALWRTAAVLVLGTFMATLDSTIVSVGVDTLADEFGAPVTGVHWVTTAYLLAVVTAVPASGWLADRFGGRRVWLAAVAVFLLASLLCALAPTLPALIAFRVLQGLAGGLLPPTGQALLARAAGGDRIGRVISVVGLVPLLSPVLGPLASGTILAVADWPWLFYVNLPVGVVAVVLARRWVPAGEPGGKGERFDFRGALLLSPGLAVLVFGLTWFDQGSPVVAGIAVAAGVVMLAAFVRHGLRAEAPLLDPRLFTKPPFGVAALALVLLGASVFGTMFLLPLYLQRGAGLSTWETGLLLVPQGIGAAAGSVLVNRLVDRLSPRTLVLSGIGLVALGTAPFTQLGPGLPDWVIVVSLLLRGFGAALIGAPVMTIVYRRVEPARLPRAAGALNLLNTLGGSIGTAVLAVVLQARLAARGADVAAAFADAFWCVLGLAVVAVAGATRLPRTGVAAPDKKRGHADA from the coding sequence GTGACCGCGCGCCCGATCGACGCCGCGCTGTGGCGCACGGCGGCCGTCCTGGTGCTCGGCACGTTCATGGCGACCTTGGACAGCACGATCGTCTCGGTCGGCGTCGACACCCTCGCCGACGAGTTCGGCGCGCCGGTCACCGGCGTCCACTGGGTGACGACGGCGTACCTGCTGGCCGTGGTCACGGCGGTGCCGGCGTCGGGCTGGCTCGCCGACCGGTTCGGCGGCCGCCGTGTGTGGCTCGCCGCCGTCGCCGTGTTCCTGCTGGCGTCCCTGTTGTGCGCGCTGGCGCCGACACTGCCCGCGCTCATCGCGTTCCGTGTCCTCCAAGGACTCGCGGGCGGCTTGCTGCCCCCGACCGGGCAGGCGTTGCTGGCGCGGGCCGCCGGAGGAGACCGGATCGGCCGCGTGATCAGCGTCGTCGGTCTCGTGCCGCTGCTGTCTCCGGTGCTCGGCCCGTTGGCGAGTGGCACGATCCTCGCCGTCGCCGACTGGCCGTGGCTGTTCTACGTCAACCTCCCGGTCGGCGTGGTGGCCGTGGTCCTGGCGCGGCGCTGGGTCCCGGCGGGCGAACCCGGCGGCAAGGGCGAGCGCTTCGATTTCCGGGGCGCGCTCCTGCTCTCGCCGGGGCTCGCGGTGCTGGTCTTCGGGCTCACCTGGTTCGACCAGGGCTCGCCGGTGGTCGCCGGGATCGCGGTCGCGGCGGGCGTCGTGATGCTCGCGGCGTTCGTGCGGCACGGTCTGCGGGCCGAAGCACCCCTGCTGGATCCCCGGTTGTTCACGAAGCCACCGTTCGGGGTCGCCGCGCTGGCGCTGGTCCTGCTCGGCGCGTCGGTGTTCGGCACGATGTTCCTGCTGCCGCTCTACCTCCAGCGCGGTGCCGGACTGTCCACCTGGGAAACCGGGCTGCTGCTGGTGCCGCAGGGCATCGGCGCGGCGGCCGGATCGGTGCTGGTGAACCGGCTCGTCGACCGGCTCTCGCCACGCACGCTGGTGCTGAGCGGGATCGGGCTGGTCGCCCTCGGCACCGCACCCTTCACCCAGCTCGGCCCTGGTCTCCCGGACTGGGTGATCGTGGTTTCCCTGCTGCTGCGTGGTTTCGGCGCGGCACTGATCGGCGCGCCGGTGATGACGATCGTCTACCGCCGGGTCGAACCCGCCCGGCTGCCCCGCGCGGCCGGGGCGCTCAACCTGCTCAACACGCTTGGCGGCTCGATCGGCACAGCGGTGCTGGCCGTGGTGCTGCAGGCCCGGCTGGCCGCGCGCGGCGCGGACGTCGCCGCGGCCTTCGCCGACGCCTTCTGGTGTGTTCTCGGCCTCGCCGTCGTGGCGGTCGCCGGTGCGACGCGGCTGCCCCGGACCGGGGTGGCCGCCCCCGACAAGAAGAGAGGTCACGCGGATGCTTGA
- a CDS encoding 3-deoxy-7-phosphoheptulonate synthase gives MLDQDTLPSPAEVATGGVVPDEIVRHRETVADVLARRDSRLLVVVGPCSVHDTGGALEYAHRLAEASRRFADDLVVVLRAYLEKPRTIAGWTGLVPDPGLDGKGDLGSGVRIGRRFLDDAAATGLPLAYEFVDPFLAPYFADTISWGAIGARTVASQPHRQLASWLPMPMGMKNCVSGRLDTAIAAVRSAALPHVFPGAAADGRPRIQRSAGNPDAHLVLRGGPKPNHHAHAVADALDALTTAGLPHRLVVDASHGNSGKDHNRQPVVVADLADQISAGNDALAGVMIESYLSDGRQDVGSAPPRPDLSITDACLGWERTVPLLESLACANAVRRIAS, from the coding sequence ATGCTTGACCAGGACACGCTGCCCAGCCCGGCCGAAGTGGCCACGGGCGGTGTCGTGCCGGACGAAATCGTCCGGCACCGCGAAACCGTCGCGGACGTACTCGCCCGGCGCGACTCCCGGCTGCTCGTCGTCGTGGGCCCGTGTTCCGTGCACGACACCGGCGGCGCGCTCGAATACGCGCACCGGCTCGCCGAGGCGTCCCGCCGGTTCGCCGACGACCTCGTCGTGGTCCTGCGTGCCTACCTGGAGAAACCGCGGACCATCGCGGGATGGACCGGTCTGGTACCGGACCCCGGCCTGGACGGCAAAGGCGATCTCGGCTCCGGTGTCCGAATCGGACGAAGATTCCTCGACGACGCCGCCGCGACCGGCCTGCCGCTGGCGTACGAGTTCGTCGACCCGTTCCTGGCGCCCTACTTCGCCGACACCATCAGCTGGGGCGCGATCGGCGCGCGGACCGTCGCCAGCCAGCCGCACCGGCAGCTGGCGTCCTGGCTGCCGATGCCGATGGGCATGAAGAACTGCGTGTCGGGACGGCTGGACACGGCCATCGCCGCCGTCCGCTCGGCCGCGCTGCCCCACGTGTTCCCGGGCGCCGCGGCCGACGGACGCCCGCGGATCCAGCGCAGCGCCGGGAATCCGGACGCCCACCTCGTCCTGCGCGGCGGTCCGAAACCCAACCACCACGCCCACGCGGTCGCGGACGCCCTCGACGCGCTGACCACCGCGGGGCTGCCGCACCGGCTCGTCGTCGACGCCTCGCACGGCAACAGCGGCAAGGACCACAACCGGCAGCCCGTGGTCGTCGCGGACCTGGCGGACCAGATCTCGGCGGGCAACGACGCGCTGGCCGGGGTGATGATCGAGTCGTACCTCTCCGACGGGCGACAGGACGTGGGCTCGGCACCGCCGCGGCCCGACCTGAGTATCACGGACGCCTGCCTCGGCTGGGAACGGACCGTTCCGCTGCTGGAATCCCTCGCCTGCGCCAACGCGGTGCGGCGCATCGCCTCGTGA
- a CDS encoding response regulator transcription factor yields MAFATELTAVVVDDHPAVRAGVVHWLSSGSPPVTVVAEGEDVRAAWIGEGARADVVILDLHLNSTTPAMGDLRRLTEAGRRVVVYSMRADDETVLQCLELGALSYLTKAEGAEHLLEAVRAAAADRSYTPPSLAGALAGDRSERRPALSARETEVLIEWFQSESKDFVAHRLGISPNTVNSHLERIRVKYAQIGRDAPTKAALVARAIQDGLIGVSDL; encoded by the coding sequence ATGGCGTTCGCGACCGAACTGACCGCGGTGGTCGTCGACGATCATCCGGCCGTGCGGGCCGGGGTCGTGCACTGGCTGTCCTCGGGCAGCCCACCGGTCACCGTCGTGGCCGAAGGCGAGGACGTGCGGGCCGCCTGGATCGGCGAGGGCGCGCGGGCCGACGTCGTCATCCTCGACCTGCATCTGAACAGCACCACCCCGGCGATGGGCGACCTGCGCCGGCTCACCGAGGCGGGCCGTCGCGTCGTCGTCTATTCGATGCGGGCCGACGACGAGACCGTCCTGCAGTGCCTCGAACTCGGCGCGCTCAGCTATCTCACCAAGGCCGAGGGCGCCGAGCATCTCCTCGAAGCCGTGCGCGCGGCGGCGGCCGACCGGTCGTACACACCGCCCTCGCTGGCGGGCGCGCTGGCCGGGGACCGCTCCGAGCGGCGTCCCGCCCTCTCCGCGCGCGAGACCGAGGTGCTCATCGAGTGGTTCCAGTCCGAATCCAAGGACTTCGTCGCGCACCGGCTGGGGATTTCGCCGAACACGGTCAACTCGCATCTCGAGCGGATCCGGGTCAAGTACGCCCAGATCGGCCGGGACGCCCCCACGAAGGCCGCGCTCGTCGCGCGGGCCATCCAGGACGGCCTGATCGGCGTAAGCGATTTGTGA